The sequence TGCTTGCCGACATTCTCGCGCGCCTGCGCTGCCATGCCGGGCTTGCGTGACATGCGGGCAACGGTTCGCCCCAGGAGGCACGAACAGTCCCGATCAGGGCTGAAGCGGGCCTGATCCGGGTGGCGGGCCTCGCCGGGGGCAATTAAGGCCGGAATGTGGTCGGGGTAAGCACTTCATGACATCGAAATCAGGCGCATCGGGCGTCTTCACTTTCAAGATCCTGAGCCTGTTCATCGGGCTCTACGCGGCACAGGCCATCACCGGCAGCCTCGTGCAGACCGGTCTCCCGACCGTGCTGCGCGAGGAGGGGATGGGGCTCGACCGTATCGGCCTCCTGTCGCTGCTGTTCCTGCCCTGGGCGCTGAAGTTCCTGTGGGCGCCGCTGGTCGACCGGTTCTGTGTCGTCCGCCTCGGCCGGAGGCGATCCTGGCTACTCGTGTGCCAGGCACTGATCGCATTGAGCTTCGCGGTCCTGTCGCTGCTGTCGCCGGCCGGACACTTCGAGCTGATGCTATGCGTGCTGCTGGGCGTTGCGGTGTTCGCCGCGACCCAGGACATCGCCACCGACGCCCTGGCGGTCGAGGTGGTCGATGAAAGCCGCCGGGCCACCGTCAGCAGTGCCGGGGTCTTCGGCGGTTATGTCGGGTTCCTGCTCGGCGTCGGCGCGTGGTTGCCGGTCTATGCCGCGTTCGGCTGGCAGGCCTCGATGCTGTTCATGGCCGGCGTGGTCGTGGTGCTGACGATCCCGGCCGTCGCGGCGCGCGGACTGGAAGACGGTGTGCCTGTTCCTTTGGACGAAGCGGCGTTTCGCCCGCGTCTTTCGGCGTCTTTCCGCAGGCCCGAATATCGCCGGGGCCTCGGCTTCATGCTCGTCTACCAGTCGGGCCTGCGTCTCGGCATCGCCCTGATCGGCCCGTTCCTGGTCGATGTGGGCCTGACGCTCGCCGATGTCGGCTGGCTCAAGGGGGCGGGCGGTGCGGCCGCCGGTCTTGTCGCCGCGCTTGCCATGCTGGCGCTTCTGCGCCGTCCGTCCGCGCGCGCCCTGATGCTTGCCGCCCTCGCCAACGCCGCCCTGTTCCTGGCGCTGGCGGGCGTGTGGGCCGGCATCGTCTCCCGCGATCTGGTCGCCCCGCTGATCCTTGCCCAATCCGCGGCCGCGGCGACATCGATGATCGCGCTCTATGCGGTGATGATCGGCTGGTGCTCGCCGCGTCAGGCCGGCACCGATTTCGCCCTGCTGCAGAGCGCCGACGCGGTGATGGCCATCGCCTTCGGCATCGCCGCCGGCTTCATCGGCCAGGCCTTCGGACATGCGGCCGTCTTCGCCCTTGCCGCTCTTCTGCTTCTTGCCGGTGCGGCTCTCGCCCGGCGCCACTCCATTGCCTCGGACCTGCCCCTCGCCGCTGAGGGGGCACTGGAAATACAAGGAAATCAACAATGAGAAGCCGTGCTCTGCTGGGCGTTTCCCTCCTCGCGATCGCTGCCGTCCTCCGGCCGCTCCCCTCCAAGGCGCAGGACGCTGCCATGGCGGGCGAGCCGACGCTGCTTCCCCGTGTTCTCGTGTCGGCCACCAAGCGTCTGCAGGATGCCTTCGAGGCGATCGGCGAGGTCGCGACTGTCGAAGCGGATGAGCTGGAACAGCGCGGTTTCTCCACCATCGACCGCATCGACCGGGTGTTTCCGGACGTGCTGATCCGCCAGCGCTCCAGCCGGGCCTATTCCGGCATCACCGTGCGCGGCCAGTCGTCGGTCGACTTCTACAATCCGGCGACCCAGCTCTATGTCGACGGGCTGCCGCAGGATCAGGCGCTGTTCAGCCAGTTGCTGCCGCAGACGCTGGAGCGGGTAGAGCTGCTTTACGGCCCGCAAGGAACGCTCTACGGCCGCAACGCCATCGGCGGCGTGATCAACGTCGTCACCCACAAGCCGGAGAACGAGTATTTCCTGAGCACGGTGATCGACGTGAACAGCCTCGGCGTGCTGGGCGGCGTCGCCTTCGGCGGAGCGCTGATCGAGGATGTCCTTTACGGCGATGCCTGGTTCAGCGCCGAGCGCGAGGACGGCGAGATGCGCGACATGGTCACTGGCGAACGGACCGGTGACAGCGAGACGCTGGCCGGTCAGGCACGCCTGCGCTATGCGCCGGTGGGTAGCCCGCTCGACATCATGTTCTCCTACGGTCGCAGCGAGCGGACCTCGGACGAGGAACGCTTTGTCATGCAGTCGATGCTGGACAGCCGCATCTCGCTGCCCGTGCCCTCCCACTACGAGCTGACGACCGACAGCTACGGCCTGACCGCCTCCTACGATCTCGGCCCGGCGACGATCACCTCGCTGACCGGCTACCAGGATCGCTCGTTGCTGCGCACGATCTTCGGCTCCTACACGCCCGAATGGCAGGAGACGTTCAATCAGGAACTGCGGATCGCCTCCAATCCGCAGGAAGGGGCGATGTTCGACTATGTCGCCGGCCTCTATTTCCAGGATCTCGACTTCCGCCGCGAAGTGCCCGCCTCGACCCTGGCCTCGCACCAGGAAATCCGCTCCTACGCGGCCTTCGGCGAAGTGACCTGGCATGCGACCGAGCGGATCGACCTGACCGGTGGCCTGCGCTTCGACTACGAGGAGGTGGACGCGGCGACGACCCTTGCCGGCGTGCGCCAGACGAACAGCGCGGATTTCTCCGCGCTCTCGCCGAAGGTGGGCGCCAGCTACAAGGTCACGGACGACGTGCTCGTCTACGCGCTGTTCAGCACGGGCTTCAAGGCCGGTGGCTTCACCCGCGCGGTGACGCCGGCCAATATCGGCTTCTCCTATCAGCCGCAGCACAGCTACAATTATGAAGCCGGCATCAAGGCGAGCCTGTTCGACGACACGCTGGAACTCGGTTCCTCCGTCTACTTCACGATGACGGACGACTATCAGCTGTCGGTCGGTCCGGTGACCGGCCAGTACCTGCAGAATGTCGGCGAGGTGGAGAGCAAGGGCATCAGCCTGACGGCGCGCTGGCAGCCGGTCGATCCCTTCATGCTGTCGGGCGGCATCGCCTTCAACGACAGCTATTTCAGCAGCTACAACAATCCGGCCAATCCGGGCGTCAACCTGACCGGGAACAAGGTGCCCTATGCGCCGGATGTCACGGCCAACCTGACTGCGGCCTACACGTTCGGCCTGCCGGGCGACTTCGGCGACCTGACCGCGCGCGCCGGCGTCACCTATGTCGGAAAGACCTGGTTCGACGAGGCGAACACGGTCGGGCAGGGCGCCTATGCGCTGCTCGACGCGGGGCTGTCCTGGAAGCATGGCGAGCATGTCGTCGCGGACTTCTACGTCGACAACATCACCGACGAGACCTACGCGGTCTACGGCTTCGACTCCGCCGGCGCCGGCTTCGGCAACGTCTACCAGCTTGGCCAGGGGCGCACGATCGGCGGCCGCCTCAAGATCACGTTCTGAGGCGGACGGCATGCGCATCCTGATTTCGGGCGCGGGACCTGCCGGTCTTGCGCTCGCAAACTGCCTGCTCGATGCGGGCCTGTCGCCGGTGGTGGTGGAAAAGGCGCCGACGCTGCGCACGGCCGGCTATGCGGTCGGCCTGCATCTCGGCGGCTGGGAGGTCGCTGCCCGGCTCGGCCTGATCGACGCATTGAAGGCGAGGTCGATCTCGATCCAGCGGGCCGACTATCGCGACGCGCGGGATCGCAAGCTGTTCTCCTACAACTATCGGCATCTTTCGGCAGCCTGCGGCGACCGCATGCTGGTGATCATGCGCGATGCGTTGCAGGAGGTTCTGGTCGAGCGGCTGGGCGGACGGGTGCCGATCCGATACGGGACGTCCGTCTCTGCTCTCGTCGACGACGGCAAGGCGGTGCAGGCGGAATTTTCCGACGGGTCGAGCGAGCGCTTCGACTTGGTGGTTGCCGCCGACGGCTATCGCAGCGGCGTGCGGGAACTGCATTTCGGCCCGCATTCCAAGTTTCTGAAGCCGCTCGGCTATCGCAGCGCCGCCTGGCGGATGCCATCCTCGCAGGCGATGGACTGCGACTACGCCGCCTTCATGGATGTCGATCTGCAGGCCGGCCTTTACCGGGTCGGCGACGGTACGGTGGCGACCCTGTTCTGCTGGCGCGATGAAGACACGTCCCGCGTGCCGGCGGACAAGCGCACGGCCGAACTCGTCAGCCGGTTTTCTCACTGGCCGGCGCTGATTTCCGACACCTTCCGGGAGGGCGTCGACTGGTCGGGCGCCTTCTTCGACACGATCTGCCAGGTCGAGGTGCCGCAATGGTCGCGCGGACGGGTCGTCCTGTTGGGCGATGCCGCGCATTGCATGACCTTCCTGTCGGGGCAGGGCACCTCCACGGCCGTCGTCGGGGCGCATGTGCTGGCGGCCGAGCTCGCGACGCGCCCGCTGGATGAGGCTCTGGCCGCCTACGAGGCGCGGCTTCGACCCGTGGCAGGGAGGCTCCAGAAACAGTCGGAGAAGATCGGCGGGCACTATGTTCCGCGCAGCCGCTTCGGCCTTGCGGTCCAGTCCTGGATCATTCCGACCCTGATGCGTCCGCCGCTGGTCCGGCTGATGGCGCGCAAGATGGAGGCCTCATCGCCCTCCATCGCATGAGGGTTTGTTCGCGCTTGACCTTGCCCCTGCTGGAAGGTTCATCATGGCACAAATCCAGATCAACAGGTCGGACGTGCCATGAACATCGGAGAAGCTGCGGCTCTCGCCAGCCTGCCGCCCAAGACGATCCGTTATTACGAGGAAATCGCGTTGATCCGCCCGGCACGTGCCGGCAACGGCTATCGCGACTACTCGGAGATGGACATCCATCGCCTGCAGTTCCTGCAGCGCGCGCGCAGCCTCGGCTTCACCATCGAGGAATGCCGTGTGCTGCTGTCGCTCTACGACGACGAGCACCGGGCGAGCGCCGATGTGCGCGCGGTCGCGATCGAGAAGATCGGCGAGGTGGAGCGCAAGATCGCCGAACTGCGCTCGATGAAGGCGACACTCACCCGGCTGGTGGAATCCTGCCATGGCGATGCGCGGCCGGACTGTCCGATCCTCGAGGATCTCGCCAAGGGCAGCGGGTCCTCCTGCGGCGGTCACTCGTGATTTCGCGAAAGGGCCTGCTTCTCGGTGGAGCCGCCGTCGCGATCGTCGCGCTGGCGGTGGTCCTGCGTCCGCAGCCCGAACCCGAGCTGGAACCCGCATCTGCCATGGCAGAGGTGAGCGTGCCGGAGCTGTCGGGTCTTGCCGCCGAGGGCAGAACCGCCTTCGATGCCCTTTGCGCGAGCTGCCACGGTGAAAACGCGGCCGGACGGCAGGGGATCGCCCCGCCGCTGGTCCACGTCATCTACGAGCCGGGGCATCATGCGGACGGGGCTTTCTTGCTGGCGGCAACGCGCGGCGTTCGCCAGCACCACTGGACGTTCGGCGACATGCCGCCGGTTCCCGAGGCGAGCCCGCAGGATGTCGCCGCGATCATCGCCTATGTGCGGGAGCTGCAGCGCGCCAACGGCATCTTTTGAGCCGGCCCCCGGATCAAACGCCGAGATAGGCCTCGCGCACCCGCTCATCGGCCAGGAGCGCTTCGCCCTTGCCCTCCATCGCGATCTCGCCGGTCTCGATGACATAGCCGCGCGTGGCAATGGACAGGGCGGCGAAGGCGTTCTGCTCCACCAGGAAGACGGTGACGCCATCCTCGCGGTTCAGCCGCTGGATGATCTCGAAGACCTGGTCGACGAGCACCGGGGCAAGGCCCATCGACGGCTCGTCGAGCAGCAGCAGCTTCGGCCGGCTCATCAGGGCGCGGCCGATCGCCAGCATCTGCTGCTGGCCGCCGGACAGGCCGCCGGCAGGGTTCCTGCGCCGCTCCTTCAGCACCGGAAAGAGGTCGTAGACCCGCTCCAGGTCGGAGGCGATCTCCGCGTCCTTGCGCAGATAGGCGCCGAGCCGGAGATTGTCCTCGATGGCGAGCGGCGCGAAGATCTGTCGGCCTTCCGGCACCTGGGCGATGCCGGCTGCGACACGCGCATGCGGGCTGGCGCGCGAGATGTCGCGTCCCTGGAACAACAGGCTGCCGCCGGTCATCGGCTGGACGCCGGAAATGGTGCGCAGCAAGGTGGTCTTGCCGGCGCCGTTGCCGCCGACGAGCGCAACGATCTCGCCGGCTGCGACACTCAGCGAGACGCCGTGCAGGGCCTCGATCCGCCCGTAGGAGGACCGCAGCGTTTCGACGCGCAGAAGCGGATCAGTCGAGTGCAAGGTTGGCCTCCCGCGTGCCGTGGGTTCCAAGATAGGCCTCGATCACCTTCGGGTTCGAACGGATCTCGGTTGCCGAGCCCTCGGCCAGCACCCGGCCCTGATCGAGCACCAGGATGCGGTCGGAGATGCGCATGACGAGCTTCATGTCGTGTTCGACCAGCACCACGGCGACGCCATCGTCGGCGATCTTGCGGATCAGCTTCTCGATTTCCTCGGTCTCGACCGGATTGCACCCGGCGGCCGGCTCGTCGAGCAGCAGCGCCTTCGGCTCGGCCGCGAGCGCGCGGGCGATCTCCAGGCGCTTCAACGCGCCATAGGACAGGTTGGCGGCAGGAATGTCCGCCTGCGCGGAAAGTCCGACGCGCGCCAGCAGGGCATCGGCCACCTCCGCGCTCTCCCGGTTCTGGCGACCGGTGGAGGGCAGGGCGAGCAGGTGGGCGAGCAATCCGCGCTTTTCGCGCAGGTGCCGGCCGACCATGACGTTTTCCCGCGCGGTCATGCGGAAGAAGACCTGCAGGTTCTGGAAGGTGCGCGACAGACCGCGCTCGGCCAGCCGGTTGGGCTCCAGCGCGGTGACGGGCTCGCCCGCCAGATGAACGCTGCCGGCCTTCGGCGTGTAGACGCCCGAGACCAGGTTGAACAGCGTGGTCTTGCCGGCGCCGTTGGGGCCGATAATCGAGAAGACTTCGCCGGCCCGTGCCGAGAAGCTGACGTTGTCGACGGCGCGCACGCCGCCGAAGGCGATGCCGATCTCGCTCACCGAAAGAAGAGGCGTTGTGGTGCTCACTTGTTCCGCCTCCCCTGGAAGAACGCTGCGATGCTCGGCACGATGCCGGCACGCAGCACGATCATGATCACCATCATGATGAGGCCGAGGATCATGTGTTCGTAGTCGTGGAAGCCGGTCAGCGCCTGCGGCAGCACCACGAGGATGGCGGCGCCTGCCACCGATCCGAGGATCGAGCCCATGCCGCCGAGCACGACCATGGTCACCAGCTCGATGGAGTGCAGGAAGTTGGCCTTGTCCGGCGTCACGAAGCCGTTGACCAGGGCCAGCGTCGAGCCGGCGACCGAGGCATAGACGGCCGAGATGACGAAGACGGTCAGCTTGGCGCGGGCGACGTCGATGCCGGCGACCCGTGCGGCGACCTCGGAATCGTGCAGCGCTCTCAAGGCCCGGCCCGTCGGGCTGGCGACGAGATTGCAGGCGATCCACGCTCCGATCACCAGCAGGCCGCCGCTGATCCAGTACCAGGTGTCGGCGCCGCGCACCCGCCAGCCGAACAGCGTCAGCCGCTCGACCGGCATGCCGTCCGGTCCGCCGGTCAGCCAGGCCTCGTTGGAGATCGTCATGGCGATCAGGATGCCGAAGCCGAGCGTCGCCACCGCGAGATAGTGGCCCTTGAGCCGCAGGATCGGCCGGCCGACCAGAAAGGCGATGGCGGCGGTGGCAACGGCACCGGCCAGAACCGCAAGCAGCGGGTGCAGGCCGAACTGCGGCGGCAGCACGGCGACGGCATAGGCGCCGATGCCGAAGAACCCGGCATGGCCGAGGCTCACCTGGCCGGCATAGCCCATCAGCAGGTTGAGCCCGATGACAGCAAGGGCCGAGATCCAGACCAGCGCGGCGACGCGGTAGTAGAAATTGGAGGGCATCGCGAAGGACAGCGCGACGACCAGCAGCGCGATCACCAGCGGCACGGCGAGACGGTGGGAGAGAAGCTTGCCCATGGTCACACGCGCTCCACGCTGGCCTTGCCGAACAGGCCGCCCGGCATGGCGAAGAGCACGACAAGGATGACGATGAAGGCGATGGCGTCCTTGTAGGTGGACGAGA comes from Stappia sp. 28M-7 and encodes:
- a CDS encoding MFS transporter; this encodes MTSKSGASGVFTFKILSLFIGLYAAQAITGSLVQTGLPTVLREEGMGLDRIGLLSLLFLPWALKFLWAPLVDRFCVVRLGRRRSWLLVCQALIALSFAVLSLLSPAGHFELMLCVLLGVAVFAATQDIATDALAVEVVDESRRATVSSAGVFGGYVGFLLGVGAWLPVYAAFGWQASMLFMAGVVVVLTIPAVAARGLEDGVPVPLDEAAFRPRLSASFRRPEYRRGLGFMLVYQSGLRLGIALIGPFLVDVGLTLADVGWLKGAGGAAAGLVAALAMLALLRRPSARALMLAALANAALFLALAGVWAGIVSRDLVAPLILAQSAAAATSMIALYAVMIGWCSPRQAGTDFALLQSADAVMAIAFGIAAGFIGQAFGHAAVFALAALLLLAGAALARRHSIASDLPLAAEGALEIQGNQQ
- a CDS encoding TonB-dependent receptor; amino-acid sequence: MRSRALLGVSLLAIAAVLRPLPSKAQDAAMAGEPTLLPRVLVSATKRLQDAFEAIGEVATVEADELEQRGFSTIDRIDRVFPDVLIRQRSSRAYSGITVRGQSSVDFYNPATQLYVDGLPQDQALFSQLLPQTLERVELLYGPQGTLYGRNAIGGVINVVTHKPENEYFLSTVIDVNSLGVLGGVAFGGALIEDVLYGDAWFSAEREDGEMRDMVTGERTGDSETLAGQARLRYAPVGSPLDIMFSYGRSERTSDEERFVMQSMLDSRISLPVPSHYELTTDSYGLTASYDLGPATITSLTGYQDRSLLRTIFGSYTPEWQETFNQELRIASNPQEGAMFDYVAGLYFQDLDFRREVPASTLASHQEIRSYAAFGEVTWHATERIDLTGGLRFDYEEVDAATTLAGVRQTNSADFSALSPKVGASYKVTDDVLVYALFSTGFKAGGFTRAVTPANIGFSYQPQHSYNYEAGIKASLFDDTLELGSSVYFTMTDDYQLSVGPVTGQYLQNVGEVESKGISLTARWQPVDPFMLSGGIAFNDSYFSSYNNPANPGVNLTGNKVPYAPDVTANLTAAYTFGLPGDFGDLTARAGVTYVGKTWFDEANTVGQGAYALLDAGLSWKHGEHVVADFYVDNITDETYAVYGFDSAGAGFGNVYQLGQGRTIGGRLKITF
- a CDS encoding FAD-dependent monooxygenase, with protein sequence MRILISGAGPAGLALANCLLDAGLSPVVVEKAPTLRTAGYAVGLHLGGWEVAARLGLIDALKARSISIQRADYRDARDRKLFSYNYRHLSAACGDRMLVIMRDALQEVLVERLGGRVPIRYGTSVSALVDDGKAVQAEFSDGSSERFDLVVAADGYRSGVRELHFGPHSKFLKPLGYRSAAWRMPSSQAMDCDYAAFMDVDLQAGLYRVGDGTVATLFCWRDEDTSRVPADKRTAELVSRFSHWPALISDTFREGVDWSGAFFDTICQVEVPQWSRGRVVLLGDAAHCMTFLSGQGTSTAVVGAHVLAAELATRPLDEALAAYEARLRPVAGRLQKQSEKIGGHYVPRSRFGLAVQSWIIPTLMRPPLVRLMARKMEASSPSIA
- the cueR gene encoding Cu(I)-responsive transcriptional regulator produces the protein MNIGEAAALASLPPKTIRYYEEIALIRPARAGNGYRDYSEMDIHRLQFLQRARSLGFTIEECRVLLSLYDDEHRASADVRAVAIEKIGEVERKIAELRSMKATLTRLVESCHGDARPDCPILEDLAKGSGSSCGGHS
- a CDS encoding cytochrome c encodes the protein MISRKGLLLGGAAVAIVALAVVLRPQPEPELEPASAMAEVSVPELSGLAAEGRTAFDALCASCHGENAAGRQGIAPPLVHVIYEPGHHADGAFLLAATRGVRQHHWTFGDMPPVPEASPQDVAAIIAYVRELQRANGIF
- a CDS encoding ABC transporter ATP-binding protein, which codes for MHSTDPLLRVETLRSSYGRIEALHGVSLSVAAGEIVALVGGNGAGKTTLLRTISGVQPMTGGSLLFQGRDISRASPHARVAAGIAQVPEGRQIFAPLAIEDNLRLGAYLRKDAEIASDLERVYDLFPVLKERRRNPAGGLSGGQQQMLAIGRALMSRPKLLLLDEPSMGLAPVLVDQVFEIIQRLNREDGVTVFLVEQNAFAALSIATRGYVIETGEIAMEGKGEALLADERVREAYLGV
- a CDS encoding ABC transporter ATP-binding protein, yielding MSTTTPLLSVSEIGIAFGGVRAVDNVSFSARAGEVFSIIGPNGAGKTTLFNLVSGVYTPKAGSVHLAGEPVTALEPNRLAERGLSRTFQNLQVFFRMTARENVMVGRHLREKRGLLAHLLALPSTGRQNRESAEVADALLARVGLSAQADIPAANLSYGALKRLEIARALAAEPKALLLDEPAAGCNPVETEEIEKLIRKIADDGVAVVLVEHDMKLVMRISDRILVLDQGRVLAEGSATEIRSNPKVIEAYLGTHGTREANLALD
- a CDS encoding branched-chain amino acid ABC transporter permease, with translation MGKLLSHRLAVPLVIALLVVALSFAMPSNFYYRVAALVWISALAVIGLNLLMGYAGQVSLGHAGFFGIGAYAVAVLPPQFGLHPLLAVLAGAVATAAIAFLVGRPILRLKGHYLAVATLGFGILIAMTISNEAWLTGGPDGMPVERLTLFGWRVRGADTWYWISGGLLVIGAWIACNLVASPTGRALRALHDSEVAARVAGIDVARAKLTVFVISAVYASVAGSTLALVNGFVTPDKANFLHSIELVTMVVLGGMGSILGSVAGAAILVVLPQALTGFHDYEHMILGLIMMVIMIVLRAGIVPSIAAFFQGRRNK